The genomic stretch AAGCATGATGGATAAAAAACGACCTTTTGAACTTCCGATTGATTTTCTGATATCTTTCCAATAAGTCTTTTTTGACATAGCCACCACCTCAATATTCTAGTGTTTCGATATCTTGAGGATGCTCGTTCACTTCGATACTACTTACCGTGGCATCATGCATATGAATCACTCGGTCAGCAATTGGAGCAAGAGCTGAGTTGTGTGTAACAATAATCACGGTTGAACCTTTATGACGTGACATATCTTGCAAAATTTTTAGAACTTGTTTTCCGGTTTGATAATCAAGGGCACCAGTCGGCTCATCGCAAAGCAATAATTTGGGATTTTTGGCTACCGCACGCGCAATTGACACACGCTGCTGTTCACCACCAGATAGCTGTGCTGGGAAGTTATTAAGACGTTTTCCAAGCCCCACATCAATCAAAGTCTGCTCAGCATCTCTTGCATCGCTGACAATTTCTGATGCTAACTCCACATTTTCTTTGGCGGTCAAATTAGGTACCAAATTGTAAAATTGAAAGACAAAACCAACGTCGTTACGACGATAAGTTGTTAATTCTTTTGCATTGTATTTAGCAATATCAACACCGTCAATCAAAACTTGCCCTTCATCGTTCGTGTCCATACCACCGAGAATATTTAAGACAGTTGATTTTCCAGCTCCCGATGCCCCTAAAATAATGACCAATTCCCCTTTTTCAATGGCAAAATTAATATCATTATTAGCCACAATTTCAGTTTCACCTGCTTGATAACGTTTATAAGAATGCTTCATTTCAATATAAGCCATGAAATTCACCTCTTTATTTTTTCTTAATTAGACATCTTGTTGATTTAATTTGGACTATATTATATAATTTGATAAATTATTAAACAAGGACAAAAATAGACAATCTGTTCATTTTAGACCAGGACTAAGAAAGGAGCTGATTTTTATGGCAAAGAGACAAACAGAAACCAAGAACTATCTTAAACAAGCTTTAGCTAAACTCTTGTTGGAAAAACGATTTGAGGAGATTAGTGTCTCAGATTTAACCAAAACTGCTGGCATTAATCGCGGAACATTCTACCTTCATTATGTTGATAAATGTGACATGATGGACCAACTAAAAAATGAAACACTTGATGAGTTATTAGCTATTCTAAATGACGACTCTCTTTTTTCTGATAGTCGGACTGTTATCATCCAGTGTCTGGACTACATCCGCAAGAATTTTGAGTTTATTTATGCTATTTCAAAATCATCTTCTTCTGATTTCTCTAAAACCATCAAGGATTTTATTTACAGTTTTCTTTTGACTATCCCTGATTTCAAAGATATTCTCGTGAGCTATTATGAAATTCCTTATCAATATGCGCTTGAAGTTTATTTATCTTCTATTGAGAGTATTATCTCTCTTTGGGTAAGTAATGGTGGAATTGAAAGTTCTGAAGAAGT from Streptococcus ruminicola encodes the following:
- a CDS encoding ABC transporter ATP-binding protein, which encodes MAYIEMKHSYKRYQAGETEIVANNDINFAIEKGELVIILGASGAGKSTVLNILGGMDTNDEGQVLIDGVDIAKYNAKELTTYRRNDVGFVFQFYNLVPNLTAKENVELASEIVSDARDAEQTLIDVGLGKRLNNFPAQLSGGEQQRVSIARAVAKNPKLLLCDEPTGALDYQTGKQVLKILQDMSRHKGSTVIIVTHNSALAPIADRVIHMHDATVSSIEVNEHPQDIETLEY
- a CDS encoding TetR/AcrR family transcriptional regulator — protein: MAKRQTETKNYLKQALAKLLLEKRFEEISVSDLTKTAGINRGTFYLHYVDKCDMMDQLKNETLDELLAILNDDSLFSDSRTVIIQCLDYIRKNFEFIYAISKSSSSDFSKTIKDFIYSFLLTIPDFKDILVSYYEIPYQYALEVYLSSIESIISLWVSNGGIESSEEVTDIILKVASLDKMV